The Macaca thibetana thibetana isolate TM-01 chromosome 19, ASM2454274v1, whole genome shotgun sequence genome has a segment encoding these proteins:
- the TSEN34 gene encoding tRNA-splicing endonuclease subunit Sen34 isoform X1 — MRRMLVVEVANGRSLVWGAEAVQALRERLGVGGRTVGALPRGPRQNSRLGLPLLLMPEEARLLAEIGAVTLVSAPRPDPQHHSLALTAFKRQQEESFQEQSALAAEARETRRQELLEKITEGQAAKKQKLEQASGASSSHEAGSSQAAKENETSDGQASGEQEEAGPSSSQAEPSNGVAPLPRSALLVQLATARPRPVKARPLDWRVQSKDWPHAGRPAHELRYSIYRDLWERGFFLSAAGKFGGDFLVYPGDPLRFHAHYIAQCWAPEDPIPLQDLVAAGRLGTSVRKTLLLCSPQPDGKVVYTSLQWASLQ; from the exons ATGAG GAGGATGCTAGTGGTGGAGGTGGCGAACGGTCGCTCCCTGGTGTGGGGAGCCGAGGCGGTGCAGGCCCTCCGGGAGCGCCTGGGTGTGGGGGGCCGCACGGTAGGCGCCCTGCCCCGCGGGCCCCGCCAGAACTCGCGCCTGGGCCTCCCGCTGCTGCTGATGCCCGAAGAGGCGCGGCTCTTGGCCGAGATCGGCGCCGTGACTCTGGTTAGCGCCCCGCGCCCAGACCCTCAGCACCACAGCCTG GCCCTGACAGCCTTCAAGCGCCAGCAAGAGGAGAGCTTCCAGGAGCAGAGCGCCTTGGCAGCTGAGGCCCGGGAGACCCGTCGTCAGGAGCTCCTGGAGAAGATTACGGAGGGCCAGGCTGCCAAGAAGCAGAAACTAGAACAGGCTTCAGGGGCCAGCTCGAGCCATGAGGCTGGCTCGAGCCAGGCTGCCAAAGAGAACGAGACCAGTGATGGCCAGGCTTCGGGAGAGCAGGAGGAAGCCG gtccctcctcttCCCAAGCAGAGCCCTCAAATGGGGTAGCCCCCTTGCCCAGATCTGCTCTCCTTGTCCAGCTGGCCACTGCCAGGCCTCGACCTGTCAAGGCCAGGCCCCTGGACTGGCGTGTCCAGTCTAAAGACTGGCCCCACGCCGGCCGCCCTGCCCATGAGCTGCGCTACAGCATTTACAGAGACCTGTGGGAGAGAGGGTTCTTCCTCAGTGCGGCTGGCAAGTTCGGAGGTGACTTCCTGGTCTATCCTG gtgACCCCCTCCGCTTCCATGCCCACTACATCGCTCAGTGCTGGGCCCCGGAGGACCCCATCCCACTCCAGGACCTGGTTGCTGCTGGGCGCCTTGGAACCAGCGTCAGAAAGACCCTGCTCCTCTGTTCTCCGCAGCCTGATGGTAAGGTGGTCTACACCTCCCTGCAATGGGCCAGCCTGCAGTGA
- the TSEN34 gene encoding tRNA-splicing endonuclease subunit Sen34 isoform X2 has protein sequence MLVVEVANGRSLVWGAEAVQALRERLGVGGRTVGALPRGPRQNSRLGLPLLLMPEEARLLAEIGAVTLVSAPRPDPQHHSLALTAFKRQQEESFQEQSALAAEARETRRQELLEKITEGQAAKKQKLEQASGASSSHEAGSSQAAKENETSDGQASGEQEEAGPSSSQAEPSNGVAPLPRSALLVQLATARPRPVKARPLDWRVQSKDWPHAGRPAHELRYSIYRDLWERGFFLSAAGKFGGDFLVYPGDPLRFHAHYIAQCWAPEDPIPLQDLVAAGRLGTSVRKTLLLCSPQPDGKVVYTSLQWASLQ, from the exons ATGCTAGTGGTGGAGGTGGCGAACGGTCGCTCCCTGGTGTGGGGAGCCGAGGCGGTGCAGGCCCTCCGGGAGCGCCTGGGTGTGGGGGGCCGCACGGTAGGCGCCCTGCCCCGCGGGCCCCGCCAGAACTCGCGCCTGGGCCTCCCGCTGCTGCTGATGCCCGAAGAGGCGCGGCTCTTGGCCGAGATCGGCGCCGTGACTCTGGTTAGCGCCCCGCGCCCAGACCCTCAGCACCACAGCCTG GCCCTGACAGCCTTCAAGCGCCAGCAAGAGGAGAGCTTCCAGGAGCAGAGCGCCTTGGCAGCTGAGGCCCGGGAGACCCGTCGTCAGGAGCTCCTGGAGAAGATTACGGAGGGCCAGGCTGCCAAGAAGCAGAAACTAGAACAGGCTTCAGGGGCCAGCTCGAGCCATGAGGCTGGCTCGAGCCAGGCTGCCAAAGAGAACGAGACCAGTGATGGCCAGGCTTCGGGAGAGCAGGAGGAAGCCG gtccctcctcttCCCAAGCAGAGCCCTCAAATGGGGTAGCCCCCTTGCCCAGATCTGCTCTCCTTGTCCAGCTGGCCACTGCCAGGCCTCGACCTGTCAAGGCCAGGCCCCTGGACTGGCGTGTCCAGTCTAAAGACTGGCCCCACGCCGGCCGCCCTGCCCATGAGCTGCGCTACAGCATTTACAGAGACCTGTGGGAGAGAGGGTTCTTCCTCAGTGCGGCTGGCAAGTTCGGAGGTGACTTCCTGGTCTATCCTG gtgACCCCCTCCGCTTCCATGCCCACTACATCGCTCAGTGCTGGGCCCCGGAGGACCCCATCCCACTCCAGGACCTGGTTGCTGCTGGGCGCCTTGGAACCAGCGTCAGAAAGACCCTGCTCCTCTGTTCTCCGCAGCCTGATGGTAAGGTGGTCTACACCTCCCTGCAATGGGCCAGCCTGCAGTGA
- the RPS9 gene encoding 40S ribosomal protein S9, translated as MPVARSWVCRKTYVTPRRPFEKSRLDQELKLIGEYGLRNKREVWRVKFTLAKIRKAARELLTLDEKDPRRLFEGNALLRRLVRIGVLDEGKMKLDYILGLKIEDFLERRLQTQVFKLGLAKSIHHARVLIRQRHIRVRKQVVNIPSFIVRLDSQKHIDFSLRSPYGGGRPGRVKRKNAKKGQGGAGAGDDEEED; from the exons ATGCCGGTGGCCCGGAGCTGGGTTTGTCGCAAAACTTACGTGACCCCGCGGAGACCCTTTGAGAAATCTCGTCTCGACCAAGAGCTGAAGCTGATCG GCGAGTATGGGCTCCGGAACAAACGTGAGGTCTGGAGGGTCAAATTTACCCTGGCCAAGATCCGCAAGGCCGCCCGGGAGCTGCTGACGCTTGATGAGAAGGACCCACGGCGTCTGTTCGAAG GCAACGCCCTGCTGCGGCGGCTGGTCCGCATTGGGGTGCTGGATGAGGGCAAGATGAAGCTGGATTACATCCTGGGCCTGAAGATCGAGGATTTCTTAGAGAGACGCCTGCAGACCCAGGTCTTCAAGCTGGGCTTGGCCAAGTCCATCCACCATGCTCGCGTGCTGATCCGCCAGCGCCATATCAG GGTCCGCAAGCAGGTGGTGAATATCCCGTCGTTCATTGTCCGCCTGGATTCCCAGAAGCACATTGACTTCTCCCTGCGCTCTCCCTATGGGGGTGGCCGCCCGGGCCGCGTGAAGAGGAAGAACGCCAAGAAGGGCCAGGGTGGGGCCGGGGCTGGAGACGACGAGGAGGAGGATTAA
- the LOC126943330 gene encoding LOW QUALITY PROTEIN: leukocyte immunoglobulin-like receptor subfamily A member 6 (The sequence of the model RefSeq protein was modified relative to this genomic sequence to represent the inferred CDS: inserted 3 bases in 3 codons) translates to MTPALTALLCLGLSLDTGTRVQAGSLPKPTLWAEPGSVIIWGSPVTIWCRGTLEAQEYRLDKEGIPEPWDRQKPLEPRNKARYSIPYMTERYAGRFRCHYYSPTGWSERSDPLELVVTGVYSKPTLSALPSPVVASGGNMTLQCGSQRGYHHFVLMKEGEHRLSRTLDSQQLHSGWYQALFPVGPVTPSHRWTFRCYGYYSNTPQVWSHPSDPLEILASGVSRKPSLLTLQGPVVAPGETLTLQCGSDVGYDRFALYKEGERDXLQCPGQQPXAGLSQANFTLGPVRGSHGGQYRCYGAHNLSSEWSAPSDPLDILIARQFYDTVSLSVQPGPTVASGENVTLLCQSWGQFHTFLLTKEGAAHPPLRLRSKYRAHKYQAEFPMGPVTSAHGGTYRCYGSDSYSPHLLSVPSDPLELVVSGEGPDPVLSELKGSVPAQPPXRVLGWDGPREAVREA, encoded by the exons ATGACCCCCGCCCTCACAGCCCTGCTCTGCCTCG GGCTGAGTCTGGACACCGGGACCCGTGTGCAGGCAG GGTCCCTCCCCAAACCCACCCTCTGGGCTGAGCCTGGCTCTGTGATCATCTGGGGGAGCCCCGTGACCATCTGGTGTCGGGGGaccctggaggcccaggagtaCCGTCTGGATAAAGAGGGAATCCCAGAGCCCTGGGACAGACAGAaaccactggagcccaggaacAAGGCCAGATACTCCATCCCATACATGACAGAGCGCTATGCAGGGAGATTTCGCTGTCACTATTACAGCCCTACGGGCTGGTCAGAGCGCAGTGACCCCCTGGAGCTGGTGGTGACAG GAGTCTACAGCAAACCCACCCtctcagccctgcccagccctgtggTGGCCTCAGGAGGGAACATGACCCTCCAATGTGGCTCACAGCGGGGATATCACCATTTTGTTCTGATGAAGGAAGGAGAACACAGGCTCTCCCGGACCCTGGACTCACAGCAGCTCCACAGTGGGTGGTACCAGGCCCTGTTCCCTGTGGGCCCCGTGACCCCCAGCCACAGGTGGACGTTCAGATGCTATGGATACTACAGCAACACCCCCCAGGTGTGGTCCCACCCCAGTGACCCCCTGGAGATTCTGGCCTCAG GCGTGTCTAGGAAGCCCTCCCTCCTGACCCTGCAGGGCCCTGTCGTGGCCCCTGGAGAGACCCTGACCCTGCAGTGTGGCTCTGATGTCGGCTACGACAGATTTGCTCTGTACAAGGAGGGGGAACGTG TCCTCCAGTGCCCTGGTCAgcagc aggctgggctctCCCAGGCCAACTTCACCCTGGGCCCTGTGAGGGGCTCCCACGGGGGCCAGTACAGATGCTACGGTGCACACAACCTCTCCTCCGAGTGGTCGGCCCCCAGTGACCCCCTGGACATCCTGATCGCAA GACAGTTCTATGACACGGTCTCCCTCTCGGTGCAGCCGGGTCCCACGGTGGCCTCAGGAGAGAACGTGACCCTGCTGTGTcagtcatgggggcagttccaCACTTTCCTTCTGACCAAGGAGGGGGCAGCCCATCCCCCGCTGCGTCTGAGATCAAAGTACCGAGCTCATAAGTACCAGGCTGAATTCCCCATGGGTCCTGTGACGTCAGCCCATGGGGGGACCTACAGGTGCTACGGCTCAGACAGCTACAGCCCCCACCTGCTGTCTGTCCCCAGTGACCCCCTGGAGCTCGTGGTCTCAGGTGAGGGCCCTGACCCTGTCCTCTCTGAGCTCAAAGGCTCAGTTCCGGCCCAGCCTC GGAGAGTTCTCGGCTGGGATGGACCAAGGGAGGCTGTGAGGGAGGCTTAG